One window of Microbacterium sp. 1S1 genomic DNA carries:
- a CDS encoding carbohydrate ABC transporter permease, whose amino-acid sequence MSSTRLRPAERVRRIPVYALLAIYAVVIAYPLIWMVISSFKSSSEIFTDPWGLPSVWLVQNYAAAWDRGISDYFVNSVIVTIVSTVATVAIAALCAYGMVRLSSRIANAVLIVAMGGLVVAPQVSLIPLYRLLDAMGLLNTAWAMILPYVAFRLPMAILLIRSVFLGIPRELEDAATIDGCRSFGVFRHVYLPLSASVLTTAAVLTGYFAWNEFLFAIVYIDADALRTIPAGLMSFRDSLSTEWGVLLAGLTIAALPIVVVFVALQRYFVAGVAAGSVKG is encoded by the coding sequence ATGAGCAGCACCCGCCTCCGTCCGGCCGAACGCGTTCGCCGCATCCCGGTCTACGCGCTCCTCGCGATCTACGCCGTCGTGATCGCCTATCCACTGATCTGGATGGTCATCTCGTCGTTCAAGTCGTCGTCCGAGATCTTCACCGACCCCTGGGGGCTGCCGTCGGTCTGGCTCGTGCAGAACTACGCCGCCGCCTGGGACCGCGGGATCTCCGACTACTTCGTCAACTCCGTCATCGTCACGATCGTCTCCACCGTGGCCACGGTCGCCATCGCGGCGCTGTGCGCCTACGGCATGGTGCGGCTGTCGAGCCGGATCGCGAACGCCGTGCTGATCGTGGCGATGGGCGGACTGGTCGTGGCACCGCAGGTGAGCCTGATTCCGCTGTACCGGCTGCTCGACGCCATGGGACTGCTGAACACCGCGTGGGCGATGATCCTGCCGTACGTGGCGTTCCGTCTGCCCATGGCGATCCTGCTCATCCGTTCGGTGTTCCTGGGCATCCCGCGGGAGCTCGAGGACGCTGCCACCATCGACGGCTGCCGGTCGTTCGGCGTCTTCCGGCACGTGTATCTGCCGCTGAGCGCGTCGGTGCTGACCACCGCGGCCGTGCTGACCGGCTACTTCGCCTGGAACGAGTTCCTGTTCGCGATCGTCTACATCGACGCCGACGCGCTGCGCACCATCCCCGCGGGGCTGATGTCGTTCCGCGACTCGCTGTCCACCGAATGGGGCGTGCTGCTGGCAGGATTGACGATCGCCGCCCTGCCCATCGTGGTGGTGTTCGTCGCGTTGCAGCGGTACTTCGTCGCCGGCGTGGCGGCCGGGAGCGTGAAGGGATGA
- a CDS encoding SLC13 family permease yields MNDPTALPAAVTRTRFATVPPLRTEASPAVRRRGPLASRRRLPLVTFVIVAAVGAAMIVGALAPVEAARGITTPIAVTLAVFLLAVWAWSATRLDDTLVAFLAAIALIAAGVLPVEEFFASLGDETIWLLIGAFVMAAAVSVSGLPLRAAAGLVRFARGPRSLFHLTTVALTLSAFAVPATSGRAALAVPVFGALSTTLDGRPRLTRALALLMPTVVLLSAVASLLGAGAHIITDQLLRAAGEPGFSFLSWLWLGLPLAVVSSHLAAEIILWRFLARPDRTTPVRVTTADIERAAGHRVSGPLTSAERRAAVLVSAAIVLWSTEPLHGLPPALVALFGAVAAVAPGIGCTTLPAAVARVPWSLLLFLAATLALATALTDSGAATWLSAVALEPMRGLGAAGAVAFLLAVVALSTAAHLLIPSRSARSAAIIPAVIALAPGLGVEPMAAALASTAAAGFCHTLPSSAKPVAMFADPQVVSGGYGPTDLRRLSIVLAPAMFVLVAVFALWIWPLQGLPLLR; encoded by the coding sequence ATGAACGATCCGACCGCCCTCCCCGCCGCCGTGACGCGCACCCGCTTCGCGACCGTGCCGCCGCTGCGCACCGAGGCCTCTCCGGCCGTGCGTCGCCGTGGCCCCCTGGCGTCGCGGCGCCGACTGCCCCTCGTCACGTTCGTGATCGTCGCGGCCGTCGGTGCGGCGATGATCGTCGGGGCTTTGGCTCCGGTCGAGGCGGCGCGCGGCATCACGACGCCCATCGCCGTCACCCTGGCGGTGTTCCTCCTCGCGGTGTGGGCGTGGAGTGCGACGCGCCTCGACGACACGCTCGTGGCCTTCCTCGCGGCGATCGCGCTCATCGCCGCCGGGGTCCTGCCGGTGGAGGAGTTCTTCGCTTCGCTCGGCGACGAGACGATCTGGCTGCTGATCGGCGCGTTCGTGATGGCGGCCGCAGTCTCCGTCTCCGGGCTCCCGCTCCGCGCGGCCGCCGGTCTCGTCCGTTTCGCGCGCGGCCCGCGCAGTCTGTTCCACCTCACGACCGTCGCCCTCACGCTGTCGGCGTTCGCGGTCCCCGCGACATCGGGACGGGCGGCGCTCGCGGTCCCGGTCTTCGGCGCCCTGTCGACGACCCTGGACGGGCGGCCGCGCCTCACCCGGGCGCTCGCCCTGCTCATGCCGACGGTCGTGCTCCTGTCCGCCGTCGCGTCCTTGCTCGGCGCCGGAGCGCACATCATCACCGATCAGCTCCTGCGCGCCGCGGGCGAGCCGGGATTCTCGTTCCTCTCCTGGCTGTGGCTCGGCCTGCCGCTCGCCGTGGTGTCCTCACATCTCGCTGCGGAGATCATTCTCTGGCGGTTCCTCGCCCGGCCGGATCGCACGACACCGGTGCGGGTGACGACGGCCGACATCGAGAGGGCCGCGGGGCACCGGGTCTCCGGCCCCCTCACGTCCGCCGAGCGCCGCGCCGCTGTTCTCGTGAGTGCCGCCATCGTGCTGTGGAGCACCGAGCCCCTGCACGGGCTCCCTCCGGCGCTCGTCGCGCTGTTCGGGGCCGTCGCCGCCGTCGCCCCCGGTATCGGCTGCACGACGCTCCCCGCCGCGGTCGCCCGCGTGCCCTGGTCGCTGCTGCTCTTCCTGGCCGCCACCCTCGCGCTCGCCACGGCGCTCACCGATTCCGGAGCGGCGACGTGGCTCAGCGCCGTCGCGCTGGAACCGATGCGCGGGCTCGGAGCGGCGGGAGCCGTCGCGTTCCTGCTGGCGGTGGTCGCCCTGTCCACGGCCGCGCATCTGCTCATCCCCTCGCGATCGGCGCGATCCGCGGCGATCATCCCCGCGGTGATCGCCCTCGCACCGGGGCTCGGCGTGGAGCCCATGGCCGCTGCCCTCGCGTCGACCGCGGCCGCCGGCTTCTGCCACACGCTGCCCAGTTCCGCCAAGCCGGTCGCGATGTTCGCCGATCCCCAGGTCGTCTCCGGCGGCTACGGCCCCACCGACCTGCGAAGGCTGTCCATCGTGCTCGCGCCCGCCATGTTCGTTCTCGTGGCCGTCTTCGCCCTCTGGATCTGGCCGCTCCAGGGGCTGCCGCTCCTGCGCTGA
- a CDS encoding MaoC/PaaZ C-terminal domain-containing protein, whose protein sequence is MTAFTVGDVLAERTVHLTRESLVRYAGASGDFNPIHYRDDVAAAVGLPGVLAHGMLTMGIASSVVVGALDPQTRILDYGVRFTKPVVVDPESGADVHVVATVGAVDDESARIDLKVTAGDTTVLVKAQLRVAVR, encoded by the coding sequence ATGACCGCGTTCACCGTCGGCGACGTGCTCGCCGAGCGCACCGTGCACCTGACGAGGGAGTCCCTCGTCCGCTACGCCGGCGCCTCCGGGGACTTCAACCCGATCCACTACCGCGACGACGTCGCCGCCGCCGTGGGCCTCCCCGGCGTGCTCGCGCACGGCATGCTGACCATGGGCATCGCCTCGTCGGTGGTGGTGGGTGCCCTCGATCCGCAGACTCGCATCCTCGACTACGGCGTGCGCTTCACGAAGCCCGTGGTCGTCGATCCCGAGTCCGGTGCCGACGTTCACGTCGTCGCGACGGTCGGCGCGGTCGACGACGAGTCCGCGCGGATCGACCTCAAGGTCACGGCCGGCGACACGACCGTGCTCGTCAAGGCGCAGCTCCGCGTCGCCGTCCGATGA
- a CDS encoding sensor histidine kinase has translation MTEPAVRSAPGAPLRTLRRRTLPARWRITLWIILSTMITVLAIGLIGRSVFLAEVEQTANGEIEQEAAEFARFAEDAASGGLTTAEELLREYIARQSVHEDEVVIAALDGVPIAVAEDGGARTLETHAALVERMLSETATSGALATPETGPVRWGRMDFTGGGQNGAVLIVQFTQEPRAQVDRSFGAIAWVALIGVLLSSGVAWLVAGQILAPVREVYRVARDIGEHDLTARVPVEGSDDIAAVATTFNQMLDRLEAVHATQQRFVDDAGHELRTPITIVRGHLELLSEDPEERAATLRLVSEELDRMSRIVTDLLVLARAEQPDFVRLADCDIATLTLDIEAKAQMLGERRWQLMEVAEGVVPLDPQRVTQAVLQLAANAVQVTADGDTIRIGSRFEGRGPERRLRLWVQDTGPGVAPGDAERIFDRFTRGDSAGARRGSGLGLAIVRAITDGHGGSAWVDSVLGEGATFGIDVPAPVRDDDGIEGKS, from the coding sequence ATGACTGAGCCTGCTGTGCGGAGCGCTCCCGGGGCTCCGCTGCGCACGTTGCGTCGTCGCACCCTCCCCGCCCGCTGGCGCATCACCCTCTGGATCATCCTCAGCACCATGATCACGGTGCTCGCGATCGGCCTCATCGGCCGTAGCGTGTTCCTCGCCGAAGTCGAACAGACCGCGAACGGAGAGATCGAGCAGGAGGCGGCGGAGTTCGCGCGCTTCGCGGAGGATGCCGCGTCCGGCGGCCTCACCACCGCCGAGGAACTGCTTCGGGAGTACATCGCACGACAGTCCGTGCACGAGGACGAGGTCGTCATCGCGGCCCTCGACGGCGTCCCGATCGCGGTCGCCGAGGACGGCGGCGCGCGCACTCTGGAGACGCACGCGGCGCTCGTGGAACGGATGCTCTCGGAGACCGCGACATCCGGAGCCCTGGCGACGCCGGAGACCGGCCCGGTCCGCTGGGGCCGCATGGACTTCACCGGCGGGGGACAGAACGGCGCGGTGCTGATCGTTCAGTTCACGCAGGAGCCGCGGGCACAGGTCGACCGCAGCTTCGGCGCCATCGCCTGGGTCGCGCTCATCGGGGTGCTGCTGAGCTCCGGTGTCGCATGGCTCGTCGCCGGTCAGATCCTCGCCCCGGTCCGCGAGGTGTATCGCGTGGCGAGGGACATCGGCGAGCATGACCTCACGGCGCGTGTGCCCGTCGAGGGGAGCGACGACATCGCCGCCGTCGCCACGACGTTCAACCAGATGCTCGACCGCCTGGAGGCGGTCCACGCGACGCAGCAGCGGTTCGTGGACGATGCCGGCCACGAGCTGCGCACCCCGATCACGATCGTCCGCGGCCACCTGGAGCTCCTCAGCGAGGATCCGGAGGAGCGGGCGGCGACCCTGCGGCTCGTCAGCGAGGAACTCGATCGCATGAGCCGGATCGTGACGGATCTCCTGGTGCTGGCACGCGCGGAGCAGCCCGACTTCGTGCGCCTGGCCGACTGCGACATCGCGACGCTGACGCTCGACATCGAGGCGAAGGCGCAGATGCTGGGGGAGCGGCGCTGGCAGCTCATGGAGGTCGCGGAGGGGGTCGTCCCGCTCGACCCCCAGCGCGTCACCCAGGCCGTGCTGCAGCTCGCCGCCAATGCGGTGCAGGTCACCGCGGACGGCGACACGATCCGGATCGGCTCGCGCTTCGAAGGTCGCGGCCCCGAGCGGCGGCTCCGGCTCTGGGTGCAGGACACCGGTCCCGGGGTCGCTCCGGGCGACGCCGAGCGGATCTTCGACCGCTTCACGCGCGGCGACAGCGCCGGTGCCCGCCGAGGCTCCGGGCTCGGACTCGCGATCGTCCGGGCCATCACTGACGGGCACGGCGGCTCCGCGTGGGTCGACAGCGTGCTCGGCGAGGGCGCCACGTTCGGGATCGACGTGCCGGCACCCGTCCGGGACGACGACGGCATCGAAGGGAAGAGCTGA
- a CDS encoding GntR family transcriptional regulator, with protein MTQLSSAVGSTPLHEQVRSLLMREIDAGTYAEGERLPSEPELCERFGVSRITVRRAVADLEGLGIVRRQQGRGTFVAPRREVIGAMTLGGFADTVVAEGVKSRRIMRAETTPADEKRARRLGVPVGDPIFRLVRVFALDDIPLSIDDSRYSLTRFPEFDRHIDHDTSTYQVLRDVYGVEFSEMYREIDVGFTSPQTAEWLARPEHDPLIVIRKRALDRAGEVVHTSRVKVVPSRMTLNMVVRSKG; from the coding sequence GTGACTCAGCTGTCGTCCGCCGTCGGATCGACGCCGCTGCATGAGCAGGTGCGCAGCCTGCTCATGCGGGAGATCGACGCCGGGACCTACGCCGAAGGCGAGCGTCTCCCGTCCGAACCGGAGTTGTGCGAACGGTTCGGCGTGAGTCGCATCACCGTGCGGCGGGCGGTGGCCGATCTGGAAGGCCTCGGCATCGTGCGCCGGCAGCAGGGCCGCGGGACCTTCGTCGCCCCGCGCCGCGAGGTGATCGGCGCCATGACGCTAGGCGGGTTCGCGGACACGGTCGTGGCCGAAGGGGTGAAGTCTCGGCGGATCATGCGTGCCGAGACCACGCCGGCTGACGAGAAGCGTGCCCGACGCCTGGGGGTTCCCGTCGGGGACCCGATCTTCCGGCTGGTTCGCGTCTTCGCGCTCGACGATATCCCTCTCTCCATCGACGACAGCCGGTACTCGCTGACCCGCTTCCCCGAGTTCGACCGGCACATCGACCACGACACCTCCACGTATCAGGTGCTTCGTGACGTGTATGGCGTGGAGTTCTCCGAGATGTACCGTGAGATCGATGTGGGCTTCACCTCCCCGCAGACGGCCGAATGGCTCGCTCGACCGGAGCACGACCCCCTCATCGTCATTCGCAAACGGGCACTCGACCGGGCCGGCGAGGTCGTGCACACGTCACGGGTGAAGGTCGTGCCGAGTCGGATGACCCTCAACATGGTGGTCCGCTCGAAGGGCTGA
- a CDS encoding glycerate kinase: MSIHAPQRILVAPSGFKESLGADAVARAIAAGVRRVIPGVRVDEFPVPDGGEGTAAALAACTGGSLVPATVTGPVGEPVSTHWARLGGGARGTAVVEMAAAAGLRLVPRDRRDPAATTTYGVGQLIAAALDDGAERVVIGCGDSGTSDGGAGALAALGVRVLDREGRVVPLGGGHLAEAASLDFSGVHPRLAEVEMILACNIHNVLCGPRGVARVFGPQKGASPAEVERLSDALDAWATLLEEQSPFGGGMDVRTGGGTGASGGLGAGLAAAFGARLAPRFEVLLDGSLMPHDLDALMAEADLVITAEGAIDFQTPRGKVPAEIAMRARVAGVPVLGLAGSLGRGAPAVHDIGIDAIASILTVPMPLEEAVEQGEELLRDAAERTMRLVLLGSAMSARAV, from the coding sequence ATGTCCATCCACGCTCCCCAGCGCATCCTCGTCGCCCCCAGCGGCTTCAAGGAGAGTCTCGGCGCCGACGCCGTGGCCCGCGCCATCGCCGCCGGCGTCCGCCGCGTCATCCCCGGCGTGCGCGTCGACGAATTCCCCGTGCCCGACGGTGGCGAGGGCACGGCGGCCGCGCTCGCCGCCTGCACCGGTGGCTCCCTCGTGCCCGCCACCGTGACCGGTCCCGTCGGCGAACCGGTGTCGACGCACTGGGCCCGCCTCGGCGGAGGGGCGCGCGGGACCGCCGTCGTCGAGATGGCGGCCGCGGCGGGGCTCCGCCTCGTCCCGCGGGATCGTCGCGACCCGGCTGCGACCACGACGTACGGCGTCGGTCAGCTCATCGCGGCGGCCCTCGACGACGGCGCGGAGCGTGTCGTGATCGGTTGCGGTGACTCGGGGACCAGCGACGGCGGTGCGGGGGCGCTCGCCGCCCTGGGGGTGCGCGTCCTCGACCGCGAGGGTCGCGTCGTTCCCCTCGGCGGCGGACACCTCGCCGAGGCCGCGTCGCTCGACTTCTCGGGGGTGCACCCGCGGCTGGCCGAGGTCGAGATGATCCTCGCCTGCAACATCCACAACGTGCTGTGCGGCCCCCGAGGGGTGGCCAGGGTGTTCGGTCCGCAGAAGGGGGCGTCGCCGGCGGAGGTCGAGCGCCTCTCCGACGCGCTCGACGCCTGGGCGACGCTGCTGGAGGAGCAGAGTCCCTTCGGGGGTGGGATGGACGTGCGCACCGGAGGCGGGACCGGGGCCTCGGGCGGGCTCGGAGCCGGGCTCGCCGCCGCGTTCGGCGCCCGTCTCGCCCCGCGCTTCGAGGTGCTCCTCGACGGGAGTCTGATGCCGCACGACCTCGATGCGCTGATGGCGGAGGCCGATCTCGTGATCACGGCCGAGGGGGCGATCGACTTCCAGACGCCGCGCGGCAAGGTGCCCGCTGAGATCGCGATGCGCGCCAGGGTCGCGGGCGTTCCCGTGCTGGGGCTGGCCGGTTCGCTCGGACGGGGAGCGCCGGCGGTGCACGACATCGGGATCGATGCGATCGCCTCCATCCTCACCGTGCCGATGCCGCTGGAGGAAGCCGTGGAGCAGGGGGAGGAGCTGCTCCGCGATGCCGCCGAGCGCACCATGCGCCTCGTGCTGCTCGGCTCGGCGATGTCGGCCAGGGCCGTCTGA
- a CDS encoding UDP-N-acetylmuramate dehydrogenase has protein sequence MSDVEPIRLAELTTLRTGAAPARMREAVTTEELVSVLRETWAEGDAWLVLGGGSNLFVGDEPFDGTVIRIRTGGIEELPSPHSGRIRLRVQAGHGWDDLVSYAVERGYAGLEAMSGIPGTVGASPVQNIGAYGQEIQETLVEVELIDEATGEISTVPAAELGLGFRTSVLKHHHGSEPERRAVILSVTVDLLVARERVVRGEQLRRALGLTDDTPVPLTWVRERILATRASKGMLLDADDPDTHGVGSFFQNAIVTAAQARSLPPECPRWPVAPDLDAVTVIPLASYDGHVPAAKTEAPDVKVSAAWLIEQAGIRKGFKLPRSRASVSTKHALALTNRGGATAAEVAELARFIQNRVHAEFGLVLQPEPVLVGVDL, from the coding sequence ATGAGCGACGTCGAGCCGATCCGTCTGGCCGAGCTCACCACGCTCCGCACGGGCGCCGCTCCCGCCCGCATGCGCGAGGCCGTGACGACGGAGGAGCTCGTCTCGGTCCTCCGGGAGACCTGGGCGGAGGGCGACGCGTGGCTGGTGCTGGGCGGTGGGTCGAACCTCTTCGTGGGGGACGAGCCCTTCGACGGCACCGTCATCCGCATCCGCACGGGCGGCATCGAGGAGCTCCCGTCGCCGCACAGCGGACGCATCCGGCTGCGCGTGCAGGCCGGCCACGGCTGGGACGACCTGGTGTCGTATGCGGTCGAGCGCGGCTATGCCGGCCTCGAGGCCATGAGCGGTATCCCCGGAACGGTCGGTGCCTCGCCCGTGCAGAACATCGGCGCCTACGGTCAGGAGATCCAGGAGACGCTGGTCGAGGTCGAACTGATCGACGAGGCCACGGGGGAGATCTCCACCGTCCCCGCCGCGGAACTGGGCCTCGGGTTCCGCACCTCCGTGCTCAAGCACCACCACGGCAGTGAGCCCGAGCGCCGGGCCGTGATCCTGTCCGTCACGGTCGACCTGCTGGTCGCGCGCGAGCGCGTGGTCCGCGGCGAGCAGCTGCGCCGCGCCCTCGGCCTGACCGACGACACCCCGGTTCCGCTGACGTGGGTACGGGAGCGGATCCTCGCCACGCGAGCGTCCAAGGGCATGCTGCTGGACGCGGACGACCCGGATACGCACGGCGTCGGTTCCTTCTTCCAGAACGCGATCGTCACGGCGGCGCAAGCGCGGTCCCTGCCGCCGGAGTGCCCGCGGTGGCCGGTGGCCCCCGATCTCGACGCGGTCACGGTCATCCCTCTCGCCTCCTACGACGGCCACGTACCGGCGGCGAAGACCGAGGCCCCGGACGTGAAAGTGAGCGCGGCCTGGCTCATCGAGCAGGCCGGCATTCGCAAGGGGTTCAAGCTGCCCCGGTCCCGGGCCTCCGTCTCGACCAAGCACGCGCTCGCCCTGACGAACCGGGGAGGGGCCACGGCGGCCGAGGTCGCCGAGCTCGCCCGCTTCATCCAGAACCGGGTGCACGCCGAGTTCGGGCTCGTGCTGCAGCCGGAGCCCGTGCTGGTGGGCGTCGACCTGTGA
- a CDS encoding carbohydrate ABC transporter permease, translated as MRTRSRAWSNLLYVLPAIILIGVFVYYPLVANAAFGFFSFSAGSGEMRFVGLDNFTRLLGDPVVATALGNNILYAVVSIVCQVGGALVIAAWLTRLLGPRMGAFLRSVYFLPAVISMTVIALLFTFVYNARGGLLNALLEAIGLGSLQTAWLADVDTAMGAVIGVSQWQSIGYVCMLYVVALQQIPEEYYEAASLDGAGRIRQFFSITVPQAKEMIFVAMILTVSGAFTVFNEPYILTKGGPGNTTQVLATYMYNQGFFQNQMGYASAIASLIFVITLVLSVVQMVSFRSGRD; from the coding sequence ATGAGAACACGCTCTCGAGCCTGGTCGAACCTGCTCTACGTGCTTCCCGCGATCATCCTGATCGGGGTGTTCGTGTACTACCCGCTGGTCGCCAACGCGGCCTTCGGCTTCTTCTCCTTCAGCGCCGGCAGCGGGGAGATGCGCTTCGTCGGCCTCGACAACTTCACACGGCTGCTAGGCGACCCCGTCGTCGCGACGGCGCTGGGCAACAACATCCTGTACGCGGTCGTCTCGATCGTGTGCCAGGTCGGCGGGGCGCTCGTGATCGCCGCGTGGCTCACCCGGCTACTCGGGCCGCGGATGGGCGCATTCCTGCGCAGCGTGTACTTCCTTCCCGCCGTGATCTCGATGACCGTGATCGCGCTCCTGTTCACGTTCGTCTACAACGCCCGCGGCGGTCTGCTCAACGCCCTGCTGGAGGCGATCGGCCTCGGCAGCCTGCAGACGGCGTGGCTGGCCGACGTCGACACCGCGATGGGGGCGGTCATCGGCGTCTCCCAGTGGCAGAGCATCGGTTACGTCTGCATGCTCTACGTCGTCGCACTCCAGCAGATCCCGGAGGAGTACTACGAGGCCGCGTCGCTGGACGGCGCCGGCCGCATCCGCCAGTTCTTCAGCATCACCGTCCCGCAGGCGAAGGAGATGATCTTCGTCGCGATGATCCTCACGGTCTCTGGCGCCTTCACGGTCTTCAACGAGCCCTACATCCTCACCAAGGGCGGTCCGGGGAACACGACCCAGGTGCTCGCCACCTACATGTACAACCAGGGCTTCTTCCAGAACCAGATGGGCTACGCCTCGGCCATCGCCAGCCTGATCTTCGTGATCACGCTCGTGCTGTCCGTCGTGCAGATGGTCTCGTTCCGAAGCGGGAGGGATTGA
- a CDS encoding PfkB family carbohydrate kinase — MTMVTDELRDALAAVPPPSLVGVGDNVLDCYLHEDLAYPGGNALNVAAYSRLFFGGTAGFVGIMGDDRFADHVRGVLDEIGVDGTRVRRVRGANGMAFVALDDDGDRRFVASNRGGVQAELRLRLSEADHEYLSGFDRVHTSVYSSLEPELPEIAERGSRVSYDYSDDASRKVIRATAPHVDVGFFSGGGLSDTEVDDLGHFAVACGMGSAVVTRGSRGSVGFDATSARRTGIRTVDAVDALGAGDAFLTGFLAARAGGAELADCLEVAAVSGALACTLRGAFGYPVHAGDDARAQMLRRYPAP, encoded by the coding sequence ATGACCATGGTGACGGATGAGCTTCGGGACGCGCTCGCCGCGGTGCCTCCGCCCTCACTCGTCGGTGTGGGTGACAACGTGCTCGACTGCTACCTGCACGAGGACCTCGCCTACCCGGGGGGCAACGCGCTGAACGTCGCCGCCTACAGCCGACTCTTCTTCGGCGGAACCGCCGGATTCGTCGGCATCATGGGCGACGATCGCTTCGCGGACCACGTGCGCGGGGTGCTGGACGAGATCGGTGTGGACGGCACCCGCGTCCGTCGCGTGCGCGGCGCGAACGGCATGGCCTTCGTCGCGCTGGACGATGACGGGGACCGGCGCTTCGTCGCCTCGAACCGGGGCGGGGTGCAGGCCGAGCTGCGGCTCCGGCTGAGCGAGGCCGATCACGAGTACCTCTCGGGCTTCGATCGCGTGCACACCTCGGTCTACTCGTCGCTGGAGCCGGAGCTGCCGGAGATCGCGGAGCGCGGAAGCCGGGTGTCGTACGACTACTCCGATGACGCCTCGCGCAAGGTGATCCGCGCGACCGCTCCTCACGTCGACGTGGGGTTCTTCTCAGGTGGCGGCCTCAGCGACACCGAGGTCGATGACCTCGGCCATTTCGCGGTGGCATGCGGCATGGGCTCCGCGGTGGTGACACGCGGTTCACGCGGCTCGGTGGGATTCGACGCCACATCGGCACGGCGCACCGGCATCCGCACGGTCGACGCGGTCGACGCGCTCGGCGCAGGAGATGCCTTCCTCACCGGCTTCCTGGCGGCGAGAGCAGGCGGTGCGGAGCTCGCCGACTGCCTCGAGGTCGCCGCGGTCAGCGGCGCGCTCGCCTGCACGCTGCGCGGAGCGTTCGGATACCCTGTGCATGCGGGGGACGACGCACGCGCGCAGATGCTGCGACGGTACCCGGCGCCGTAG
- a CDS encoding response regulator transcription factor, producing the protein MRRILIAEDDPHITSFVRRGLRAAGYDTADATDGHTALLMARSGLFDLVVLDIGLGGMDGFDVLAQLRGEGVTTPVVILTARDSVIDTVRGLEGGANDYMTKPFQFAELLARVRLRIGDGEGRSGGATLTHGDVSVDVRSRTVTVAGEVRELTSREFALLEVFLQNAGQVLSRDQLIGHVWGMDFDPASNVVDVYVRALRGKIGSDRIETVRGAGYRFR; encoded by the coding sequence ATGCGACGCATCCTCATCGCGGAAGACGACCCGCACATCACGTCCTTCGTCCGCCGCGGACTCCGTGCGGCCGGCTACGACACGGCCGACGCGACGGACGGGCACACCGCGCTGCTGATGGCCCGCAGCGGGCTGTTCGACCTCGTCGTCCTCGACATCGGGCTCGGCGGGATGGACGGCTTCGACGTCCTCGCGCAGCTCCGCGGAGAGGGAGTCACCACGCCCGTCGTCATCCTCACCGCACGCGACTCCGTGATCGACACGGTGCGCGGGCTCGAAGGCGGCGCGAACGACTACATGACCAAGCCGTTCCAGTTCGCCGAGCTGCTCGCCCGTGTGCGGCTGCGGATCGGCGACGGGGAGGGGCGCAGCGGTGGGGCGACGCTGACGCACGGCGACGTGAGTGTGGATGTGCGCTCGCGGACGGTGACGGTCGCCGGCGAGGTCCGCGAGCTCACGTCCCGGGAGTTCGCGCTGCTCGAGGTGTTCCTGCAGAACGCCGGCCAGGTGCTCTCCCGTGACCAGCTCATCGGCCACGTCTGGGGCATGGACTTCGACCCCGCGTCGAACGTGGTGGACGTGTACGTGCGCGCCCTGCGCGGCAAGATCGGCTCCGACCGCATCGAGACGGTGCGCGGCGCGGGGTATCGCTTCCGATGA
- a CDS encoding MaoC family dehydratase N-terminal domain-containing protein translates to MAVNQELVGREFPPTAPYLVGREKVREFARAVFADAPQHTDVEAARAAGFADVVAPPTFAMVLQDLTLQQLLAEPDSGIVLARTIHAEQRFRYTRPIVAGDELTAQLRVTGIRMMGGNAMITSEAEITGEDGAHVVTATSVLLVGAEEEAA, encoded by the coding sequence GTGGCAGTGAACCAAGAACTCGTCGGCCGGGAGTTCCCGCCGACCGCCCCCTACCTCGTCGGGCGGGAGAAAGTGCGCGAGTTCGCGCGCGCCGTCTTCGCCGACGCCCCGCAGCACACCGACGTCGAGGCCGCTCGTGCGGCCGGCTTCGCCGACGTGGTCGCACCGCCGACCTTCGCGATGGTCCTGCAGGACCTCACGTTGCAGCAGCTCCTCGCCGAGCCCGACTCCGGCATCGTGCTGGCGCGGACGATCCACGCGGAGCAGCGGTTCCGGTACACCCGGCCGATCGTCGCGGGGGACGAGCTGACGGCGCAGCTGCGGGTCACCGGCATCCGCATGATGGGCGGCAACGCCATGATCACCAGCGAGGCCGAGATCACCGGCGAGGACGGCGCACACGTGGTCACCGCCACCAGCGTGCTCCTCGTCGGCGCTGAGGAGGAGGCCGCATGA